One Bacteroidales bacterium DNA segment encodes these proteins:
- a CDS encoding sigma-70 family RNA polymerase sigma factor, giving the protein MATAHIHDKLIRKCKAGSSKAQFEIYKLYYKGMYNVSLRIVQDTQEAEDVMQEAFLSAFSKLDMWSQEVSFGSWLKKIVVNKSLDYIKKRKMQFANIDDKDITEEDNFGEFDESITLKVAEVKRAVQKLPEKYRIVTVMFLFEGYTHNEIADVLEISPEVSRVRFKRAKEMIAKSPGFKDTMHNIIMN; this is encoded by the coding sequence ATGGCAACAGCTCATATTCACGATAAGTTAATCCGAAAATGTAAAGCCGGCAGCAGCAAAGCACAATTTGAGATTTACAAGTTGTATTACAAAGGGATGTATAATGTAAGTTTAAGAATTGTACAAGATACACAAGAAGCTGAAGACGTAATGCAAGAAGCATTTTTATCGGCATTCAGTAAGTTAGATATGTGGTCTCAAGAAGTTAGCTTCGGATCTTGGTTAAAGAAGATAGTTGTAAATAAATCTTTGGATTATATTAAAAAAAGAAAAATGCAATTTGCAAATATTGACGATAAAGATATAACAGAGGAAGATAATTTCGGAGAATTTGATGAAAGTATAACATTAAAAGTTGCAGAAGTTAAAAGAGCAGTTCAAAAGTTACCTGAAAAATATCGTATTGTTACAGTAATGTTCCTTTTTGAAGGTTATACTCATAACGAGATTGCTGATGTTTTGGAGATAAGTCCTGAAGTTTCGAGAGTAAGGTTTAAGAGAGCAAAAGAGATGATAGCAAAATCTCCCGGATTTAAAGATACAATGCATAATATAATAATGAATTAA